A window of the Thalassospira indica genome harbors these coding sequences:
- a CDS encoding PIN domain-containing protein: MRSGLAGHVTFIVDTNLFLECRNLSDIPWHELGFASIDLLVTPTVQQEIDAHKKNRNGRTYKKALAAAKQNRELAISGAEFLVIQEEMPRVLLKLMPSSGIDPDLAPELDRKMNDNVIILGMLQFCRENAEADVRLLTHDTGPMVTARSHRLPYLPIPDTWLLNEQDDPVVRDNKKLRAEIKRLQSQEPCIRVEAQDGMGAVVDRIVDILDFYPPLTGGQVDALMDELETLCPVETDFGSAETVPKPIYTGLCHQFLDTEFKPAAESIIEEYSKELYPKWLAECRNFLDKLHLNLNGRASLPNIAFKAENTGTRPAARCLIRFTASGNFEIEVPSQEDEEPSCKSTRELALPRPPKPPRGEWTTSWAGDAVRSLATMMAWSNDPFGLNSPHSSLADRLHLATQVSARDPDGFYWKEGKPLIPKSEIALTCENWRHGLEPELFDFRIVPAGDEKITGAIECEIHAENLTDPFRIKIPISIELVEQSTHDVARNLLGRLQPLSFSEDRS, translated from the coding sequence ATGAGGTCAGGATTGGCGGGGCACGTTACTTTCATTGTTGATACAAATCTGTTTTTAGAATGTCGCAATCTAAGCGATATTCCTTGGCACGAACTCGGCTTTGCCTCCATTGATCTGCTTGTTACTCCTACAGTCCAACAAGAAATTGACGCGCACAAAAAGAATAGAAACGGACGGACGTATAAAAAGGCTCTCGCTGCGGCGAAGCAAAATAGAGAATTGGCGATCAGCGGAGCTGAATTCCTTGTAATTCAGGAAGAAATGCCGCGCGTTTTGCTGAAGTTGATGCCATCCTCAGGGATTGATCCGGATTTGGCCCCAGAGCTTGATCGGAAGATGAACGATAACGTTATTATCCTGGGAATGCTGCAATTTTGCCGTGAGAACGCGGAGGCCGACGTTCGTCTCCTTACGCATGACACCGGACCAATGGTCACTGCTCGGAGCCATCGCCTCCCGTATTTGCCGATACCAGATACCTGGCTCTTGAATGAGCAGGACGATCCTGTCGTCCGAGATAATAAAAAGCTCCGAGCAGAAATTAAGCGGTTACAGTCTCAGGAGCCATGCATTCGAGTTGAAGCACAAGACGGAATGGGGGCGGTCGTCGATCGGATAGTCGATATTTTGGACTTCTACCCGCCGCTGACTGGTGGACAGGTTGATGCGCTGATGGATGAACTAGAGACTTTGTGTCCTGTTGAAACAGATTTTGGCTCCGCCGAAACCGTCCCAAAGCCAATTTATACGGGATTGTGTCATCAGTTTCTCGACACCGAATTCAAGCCCGCAGCAGAAAGCATAATTGAGGAATACTCCAAAGAGCTGTATCCTAAATGGCTTGCTGAGTGCCGGAATTTCCTTGATAAGCTGCATCTTAACCTAAACGGCAGAGCGAGCTTGCCGAACATCGCGTTTAAGGCTGAAAATACCGGGACCCGGCCAGCGGCGCGCTGTCTTATTCGGTTTACCGCTTCGGGCAACTTTGAGATCGAGGTTCCCTCACAAGAAGATGAAGAACCGTCGTGCAAATCGACTCGGGAACTCGCTCTTCCTAGGCCCCCCAAGCCCCCGCGCGGAGAATGGACTACGTCATGGGCGGGCGATGCTGTCAGAAGCCTAGCTACGATGATGGCGTGGAGTAATGACCCCTTTGGCCTAAATTCGCCTCATTCAAGTCTGGCAGACCGCTTGCATTTGGCGACCCAAGTCTCGGCACGAGATCCTGACGGCTTTTATTGGAAAGAGGGGAAACCCTTGATTCCGAAAAGCGAGATCGCGCTCACCTGTGAAAATTGGAGACACGGGCTTGAACCGGAGTTGTTTGATTTCCGCATCGTTCCAGCCGGTGATGAGAAGATAACAGGTGCTATCGAATGCGAAATTCATGCTGAAAACCTGACCGACCCCTTTCGTATTAAAATTCCTATTTCGATTGAATTGGTCGAACAATCTACACACGATGTAGCTCGCAACCTCTTGGGTCGCCTCCAGCCCCTCAGCTTCTCTGAAGACCGGAGTTAG
- a CDS encoding type II toxin-antitoxin system HipA family toxin: protein MARARKSARLSVALNGRPVGVLDRAANGAISFVYDKEWLADERRAIPVSLSLPLREERYSGAEVSAFFDNLLPDNDQIRRKVAEKVGAEGTDAFSLLNKIGRDCVGALQFVPEGGEITPPGPPECAPLSDADVADIIRNLATSPLGIRPDGERELRISIAGAQEKTALLWDNGWCLPKGTTPTTHILKPELGKLPNGLDMTLSVENEHFCLTLCRELGLDVAQSQIVTFDDVRVLAVERFDRLKASDGRLLRVPQEDFCQALSVPPTIKYNSDGGPGIRECLNLLNGSDYAEEDRLAFLKAQVAFWLIGAPDGHAKNFSLFLTPGGRYRMTPLYDIMSTQPNYAAKQLQRREFRLAMAVGDKRHYHIDEIMPRHFLQNAKAEGVAEEKVEALFAELAKETGNAIDRAISQMPKGFAPDIVEPIAEGAHSRVSRIEQHLELAKEATS from the coding sequence ATGGCGCGCGCGCGCAAAAGTGCCCGCCTTTCGGTCGCTCTCAACGGGCGGCCTGTCGGCGTGCTCGACCGCGCAGCGAATGGCGCCATCTCGTTTGTCTATGACAAGGAGTGGCTCGCGGACGAACGCCGCGCCATTCCTGTCTCGCTTTCCCTCCCACTGCGGGAAGAACGCTATTCAGGGGCGGAGGTGTCGGCTTTCTTCGACAATCTCCTTCCTGACAACGACCAGATCCGGCGCAAAGTCGCCGAGAAGGTCGGGGCGGAAGGAACTGACGCCTTCAGTCTGCTCAACAAAATCGGCCGTGATTGTGTGGGCGCTCTACAGTTTGTGCCTGAAGGGGGCGAGATTACCCCACCAGGGCCACCGGAGTGCGCCCCTCTCAGTGATGCCGACGTGGCCGACATCATTCGCAACCTTGCCACGTCGCCGCTGGGCATTCGTCCCGATGGAGAGCGCGAGCTTCGTATCTCTATCGCGGGCGCTCAGGAGAAGACCGCGCTGCTCTGGGATAATGGCTGGTGTTTACCCAAGGGGACGACACCCACCACGCATATCCTAAAGCCCGAACTGGGCAAGCTGCCCAACGGGCTGGATATGACCCTCAGCGTTGAGAACGAGCATTTTTGCCTCACGCTCTGTCGGGAGCTTGGGCTCGATGTGGCGCAAAGCCAGATCGTCACTTTCGACGATGTGCGCGTGCTTGCCGTCGAGCGCTTCGATCGCTTGAAGGCCAGCGATGGCCGCTTGCTGCGCGTGCCGCAGGAAGACTTCTGTCAGGCGCTCTCCGTGCCGCCCACCATCAAGTACAATAGCGATGGCGGTCCTGGCATTCGGGAATGCCTCAACCTGCTCAACGGAAGTGACTATGCTGAAGAAGATCGCCTTGCTTTCCTCAAGGCGCAGGTCGCCTTCTGGTTGATTGGCGCACCCGACGGACATGCGAAAAATTTCAGCCTCTTCCTCACGCCCGGTGGGCGATACCGCATGACGCCGCTCTACGACATTATGTCCACGCAGCCGAACTACGCTGCAAAACAACTTCAGCGGAGGGAGTTTCGTCTCGCCATGGCCGTCGGCGACAAGCGCCATTATCACATCGACGAAATCATGCCGCGCCACTTCCTGCAAAACGCGAAGGCCGAAGGTGTGGCAGAAGAGAAAGTCGAGGCGCTCTTCGCGGAGTTGGCCAAGGAAACCGGCAACGCGATTGATCGCGCCATCTCACAAATGCCGAAGGGCTTTGCGCCCGATATTGTCGAACCCATCGCTGAGGGGGCTCACTCGCGGGTCAGTCGCATCGAGCAGCACCTTGAGCTTGCGAAAGAAGCGACCTCCTGA
- a CDS encoding 7-cyano-7-deazaguanine synthase, giving the protein MNVISDFQKVSERHLHILETGKQAPRRGRKECVFATIGSEIKCDKDIFDSYSYEGWKDIHHDLLIVCAAVEYADRRWARSARQWSRPIHATIPVLELATWLDANVQQHLRDTLRHLTGDDWRFTFVQNEAPASDKDRQPPLFPNQRKEFAIAYSEGLDSWCVSGLYNENDVAVRVHVSKYRARRRKDEQPFDRLPFNVTVKPSQEDSARSRGFKFAAITAIAAHLSKVSRIIVPESGQGALGPVLLPLRNIYPDYRNYPTFFRRMEKFIKALLGVDLTYEQPRLWHTKGQTIAAFLAKPGVSAEQVINTRSCWQQRHNVRVGGGKPRQCGICAACQLRRMSLHAAGVEEPLAAYSVSDLQASRFESALPKQNSFQPTSTLYEYGFMGTRHLQQLTDFAAEPDAKHKPYVLELAEALGTSMVDVQSNLRDMLNRHSEEWAAFVAAQGDESFLTLWTKGGRYG; this is encoded by the coding sequence GTGAATGTGATTAGTGATTTTCAGAAAGTTTCGGAGCGCCATCTCCATATTCTTGAGACTGGCAAGCAAGCGCCGCGTCGCGGGCGTAAAGAGTGCGTCTTCGCCACCATAGGATCGGAGATAAAGTGCGATAAGGATATCTTTGACAGCTACTCATATGAGGGCTGGAAAGACATTCATCACGACTTGCTGATTGTTTGCGCGGCGGTCGAGTATGCTGACCGCCGCTGGGCGCGGAGCGCTCGTCAGTGGTCGCGGCCAATACACGCAACGATTCCGGTGTTAGAGCTTGCGACCTGGCTTGATGCTAATGTGCAGCAACATCTCCGCGATACCCTGCGGCATCTGACCGGCGATGATTGGCGATTTACCTTCGTGCAAAACGAAGCGCCCGCGAGTGACAAAGACCGTCAACCGCCCCTCTTCCCGAACCAGAGGAAAGAGTTCGCCATCGCTTATAGCGAGGGCTTGGACTCATGGTGCGTATCTGGGCTCTACAACGAAAACGATGTGGCGGTGCGGGTTCATGTCTCGAAATACCGGGCGCGACGACGCAAAGACGAGCAGCCATTTGACCGGCTGCCGTTCAACGTGACTGTGAAGCCCAGTCAGGAAGACAGCGCCCGTTCTCGCGGCTTCAAATTCGCAGCGATCACCGCGATCGCGGCTCACCTATCCAAGGTCAGCCGCATCATCGTGCCAGAAAGTGGCCAAGGGGCGCTTGGTCCCGTGCTGTTGCCGCTGCGGAATATCTACCCCGACTATCGCAATTACCCCACCTTCTTTCGTCGCATGGAGAAGTTCATCAAAGCCTTGCTGGGTGTTGACCTAACTTATGAGCAGCCTCGGCTGTGGCATACCAAAGGTCAGACGATAGCGGCATTTCTGGCAAAACCGGGCGTGAGCGCCGAACAGGTCATCAATACTCGTTCATGCTGGCAGCAACGACACAATGTCCGTGTCGGTGGCGGTAAGCCGCGCCAATGTGGTATATGTGCCGCTTGCCAGCTTCGGCGCATGAGCTTGCACGCCGCTGGCGTCGAAGAGCCTCTAGCGGCGTACAGCGTCTCTGACCTTCAAGCCTCGCGCTTTGAGAGTGCTCTACCAAAGCAGAACAGTTTCCAGCCGACTTCGACCCTGTACGAGTATGGATTTATGGGGACGCGGCACCTGCAACAGCTTACGGATTTCGCGGCAGAGCCGGACGCGAAGCATAAGCCCTACGTGCTTGAGCTGGCGGAAGCTCTCGGAACATCGATGGTCGACGTTCAATCGAATCTCCGAGACATGCTGAACCGGCACTCAGAGGAATGGGCAGCATTCGTCGCAGCTCAGGGGGATGAGAGTTTTCTAACACTATGGACGAAGGGAGGCCGTTATGGCTGA
- a CDS encoding DUF2958 domain-containing protein: MKLITKDQRLELLTNGLLNARRLAEGEEIVHVKPVVRLFAPWNAATWLLSEIDPEDEDIAFGLCDLGMGCPELGSVRLSELESVRGPAGLRIERDRHFKGEDCLWVYARAATVAGRITEDTRALNAARDQVMNDLRKEARA; encoded by the coding sequence ATGAAATTAATTACTAAAGACCAACGGCTCGAGCTTTTAACGAACGGCCTGCTGAACGCACGACGCTTAGCTGAGGGCGAAGAAATCGTGCACGTCAAGCCTGTCGTGAGGCTCTTTGCACCTTGGAACGCAGCCACATGGCTGCTTTCCGAAATTGACCCTGAAGACGAAGACATCGCCTTCGGTCTGTGTGACCTCGGCATGGGCTGCCCCGAGCTTGGCTCGGTGCGCCTAAGTGAGCTGGAAAGCGTGCGCGGCCCTGCTGGGCTGCGCATCGAGCGCGACCGCCACTTCAAAGGCGAGGATTGCCTCTGGGTTTATGCGCGCGCGGCAACCGTCGCAGGGCGCATCACCGAGGACACGCGCGCGCTCAATGCCGCCCGCGACCAAGTCATGAACGACCTCAGAAAGGAGGCGCGGGCATGA
- a CDS encoding type IV secretory system conjugative DNA transfer family protein, with amino-acid sequence MDGLIVLIVIAAIVALVFLSPAYFRSLGAVYKDSYNQAKRQGLARQAAEGKKPYGAPWEQTYGSAYFMIPEQMIAAGIGMSGETFQQRVAADEQRTFRLLGLSGFNGKFAVNVLERDGHILTIAPTRSGKGVSAVIPNLMTYTGSMVVNDVKGELYAVTSDWRRRLGHRVLRFAPFESDTDFWNPFDFIEEDDEDAWEEARTFAELLLPERTQNEEFWNSEAKNLLSGVILHMVNTLPEEERTMWQLRHLLTQEQEEFDLLLAEMAASNQAMVQRAASTFLRADVKVRDGIMSTLNSHMGIWDSPRLKHMMSKNSYRLPRMLFEPMTVYFSIPPGKLDSYAPVIRLFMGTLIKHFSGYSGKCDYPVQFMLDEFPALGRMKVVEDGITYMAGYGINFWLFAQDLKQLVATYGDKAESIIANCTVKQFFGVSDFETAQLVSHMCGSTTIPHISYSSESGVVFKPASLATGTGERPLVTPNEVMSLPSDAQLLFFQGQQVVSAAKINYLTDDLFKDENGQPHYNPNPYHR; translated from the coding sequence ATGGACGGGCTCATTGTTCTGATCGTCATCGCAGCGATTGTCGCATTGGTGTTCCTCTCTCCCGCATACTTTCGAAGCCTCGGCGCTGTGTATAAAGACAGCTACAATCAGGCGAAGCGGCAAGGTCTCGCTCGGCAGGCTGCTGAAGGAAAGAAGCCGTATGGCGCTCCGTGGGAGCAGACCTACGGCTCGGCCTATTTCATGATCCCCGAGCAGATGATTGCTGCGGGTATCGGCATGTCGGGGGAAACCTTCCAGCAACGGGTCGCTGCCGATGAGCAAAGGACATTCCGGCTGCTGGGTTTGTCGGGCTTCAACGGGAAGTTCGCGGTCAATGTACTTGAAAGGGATGGCCACATTTTGACGATTGCGCCGACGCGATCGGGCAAGGGTGTGTCGGCCGTCATACCGAACCTCATGACCTATACAGGCTCGATGGTCGTGAACGACGTGAAGGGGGAGCTCTACGCTGTGACGTCAGATTGGCGTCGGCGACTAGGACACCGTGTGCTCAGGTTTGCACCTTTTGAAAGTGATACGGATTTCTGGAACCCCTTCGATTTCATCGAAGAAGACGATGAAGACGCTTGGGAGGAAGCAAGAACCTTTGCCGAACTGCTGTTGCCAGAGCGGACGCAGAATGAGGAATTCTGGAACAGTGAGGCAAAGAATCTTCTGAGTGGGGTGATTCTCCACATGGTGAACACGCTGCCCGAAGAAGAGCGGACCATGTGGCAGTTGCGTCATTTGCTGACCCAGGAACAGGAAGAATTCGACCTGCTGTTAGCGGAGATGGCCGCCAGCAATCAGGCGATGGTTCAGCGCGCGGCTTCGACGTTTCTCCGCGCCGATGTGAAGGTGCGCGATGGCATCATGAGTACGCTCAATTCCCATATGGGGATCTGGGACAGCCCGCGCCTGAAGCACATGATGTCGAAAAACAGCTACCGGCTCCCAAGGATGCTGTTTGAGCCGATGACCGTCTATTTCTCAATCCCGCCTGGGAAACTGGATAGCTACGCACCTGTCATTCGGTTGTTCATGGGAACGCTGATCAAGCACTTCTCGGGCTACAGTGGAAAATGCGATTATCCGGTCCAATTTATGTTGGATGAGTTCCCCGCCCTCGGACGCATGAAAGTCGTCGAAGACGGTATCACCTACATGGCTGGATACGGCATCAATTTCTGGCTGTTCGCTCAGGATTTGAAGCAGCTGGTTGCCACCTATGGCGACAAGGCGGAATCGATCATCGCGAATTGCACGGTCAAGCAGTTCTTCGGTGTATCGGACTTCGAGACAGCACAGCTGGTGAGCCATATGTGCGGGTCAACGACGATCCCGCATATCAGCTATTCCAGCGAGAGCGGTGTCGTGTTCAAGCCAGCCAGCTTGGCAACGGGCACGGGCGAGCGTCCACTGGTAACGCCGAATGAAGTCATGAGCCTGCCTTCGGATGCGCAGTTGCTATTCTTTCAGGGGCAACAGGTGGTGAGCGCGGCTAAGATCAATTATCTGACCGACGATTTGTTCAAGGACGAGAACGGGCAGCCACACTATAATCCCAACCCTTACCATCGATGA
- a CDS encoding helix-turn-helix domain-containing protein, which produces MADLNDLTAQEIGRRLRLARENVKIRQDEAAKVIGMSRPTLVSIEKGDRRVRIQELQALANHYGVSVNALLRREAVHTDLVPRFRRLRETEEDHTGEAVKLLNDLVKAEVELENILGIERPKNYPPERGINDGDVIELAESHAQGLRDWLGLGSGPIADIFTLMELDLGIRLYQRRLSSKSKVAGLFTFDQNLGACILLNANHPWERRVQSAAHELGHFIGTRQAPEVLEENEQFLSREERYANAFGRAFLTPRKSFEQAFRQLIAGSDSLTRRHVILLAHQHNISREACVRRLEELGLVKKGIWAWFEANGGITNAQARDVLGNAATKADPIKDDADQPVSHRMGLMAYAAWKRELMSEGQLAELLNIRRLDLRALLDQFELEESETDDLFKLPR; this is translated from the coding sequence ATGGCTGATCTCAATGATCTGACCGCACAAGAAATCGGTCGTCGCCTTCGCCTTGCCCGTGAAAACGTGAAAATACGTCAGGACGAGGCGGCTAAGGTGATTGGCATGTCTCGCCCGACTCTCGTTTCCATCGAGAAGGGCGACCGGCGGGTTCGCATTCAAGAACTTCAGGCGTTAGCCAACCACTACGGCGTTTCGGTCAATGCGTTGCTCAGACGAGAGGCGGTGCACACCGACCTTGTGCCACGCTTCCGTCGCCTCCGCGAAACCGAGGAAGACCACACGGGCGAAGCCGTGAAGCTTCTAAACGATCTGGTGAAAGCGGAAGTCGAGCTCGAGAACATACTCGGTATAGAGCGTCCGAAAAATTACCCGCCGGAACGAGGTATCAATGACGGCGATGTGATTGAGCTTGCCGAGAGCCATGCGCAAGGACTGCGCGACTGGCTTGGCTTGGGCTCAGGTCCGATTGCGGACATCTTCACGCTGATGGAGCTGGATCTCGGCATCCGGCTGTACCAGCGACGGCTGTCATCTAAATCCAAAGTCGCAGGGCTGTTCACTTTTGACCAGAATTTGGGCGCGTGCATTCTCTTGAATGCCAATCATCCGTGGGAGCGTCGTGTCCAGTCAGCAGCACACGAGCTAGGACATTTCATTGGCACGCGGCAGGCCCCCGAAGTTCTCGAAGAGAACGAGCAATTCCTGTCGCGTGAAGAGCGGTATGCGAACGCATTTGGGCGAGCATTCCTGACCCCCCGCAAGAGTTTCGAGCAGGCGTTTCGCCAGCTTATTGCTGGTTCGGACTCCCTCACTCGAAGGCATGTGATTTTGCTGGCCCACCAGCACAACATTTCCCGCGAAGCCTGCGTGCGCCGGCTGGAAGAACTGGGGCTGGTGAAAAAAGGCATTTGGGCGTGGTTTGAAGCCAACGGCGGGATAACTAATGCACAGGCGCGCGATGTGCTGGGCAATGCAGCCACGAAAGCTGACCCGATAAAGGACGACGCAGACCAACCGGTGTCGCATCGGATGGGCTTGATGGCATATGCTGCTTGGAAGCGCGAACTTATGTCGGAGGGGCAATTAGCGGAGCTGTTGAACATTCGGCGTCTGGATTTGCGCGCCCTGCTCGATCAATTCGAACTGGAGGAGAGCGAAACGGATGACCTGTTCAAGCTCCCTCGCTGA
- a CDS encoding helix-turn-helix domain-containing protein encodes MAELVRSPKQLGVALRRFRRTHNLTQAELAKRAGVRQGTISQVETGLETVKLTTVMDILRALDLEVVIQPRTKGSHSDIEDMF; translated from the coding sequence ATGGCGGAACTCGTCAGATCACCAAAGCAGTTAGGCGTCGCATTGCGGCGTTTTCGGCGCACGCACAACCTTACCCAGGCCGAACTGGCCAAGCGGGCAGGGGTGCGGCAGGGCACCATCTCTCAGGTGGAAACTGGGCTCGAAACGGTCAAGCTGACCACAGTCATGGACATACTGCGCGCGCTCGACCTTGAGGTCGTCATTCAGCCGCGCACCAAAGGCTCGCACAGCGACATTGAGGATATGTTCTAA
- a CDS encoding glycerophosphodiester phosphodiesterase family protein — MINIPHIVAHRGASIEAPENTIAAFRVAGARGAKWIECDVTLSADDKCVLIHDDTLERTTNGTGPIHHSDFDALRNLDAGGWFSDIYKGERIPSLKDTLETLYFMDMGANLEIKPSGCDPVRLCEEIIKELRTSKTVPPILVSSFDNTAVAHMRKHMPNLPCGWLLETLPKNWKAEYARLGASAIHIDHKALTPVSAAEIVDAGVPLVCYTINDVERAKELFSWGVTSVITDDPAKLLMAIPRRPFAAHR, encoded by the coding sequence GTGATCAATATCCCGCACATTGTCGCCCATCGCGGCGCTTCGATTGAAGCCCCGGAAAACACCATTGCCGCATTCCGGGTTGCCGGTGCACGCGGTGCCAAATGGATTGAGTGTGATGTCACGTTAAGCGCGGATGACAAATGCGTGCTTATCCATGATGACACGCTTGAACGGACCACCAACGGTACCGGCCCCATCCATCACAGCGATTTCGACGCCTTACGCAACCTTGATGCCGGGGGATGGTTTTCAGACATATATAAGGGCGAACGAATCCCCAGCCTGAAAGATACGCTAGAAACCCTGTATTTCATGGATATGGGGGCCAACCTTGAAATCAAGCCTTCGGGCTGCGATCCGGTGCGGCTGTGCGAGGAAATCATCAAGGAACTCCGCACGTCAAAGACCGTACCGCCAATTCTGGTTTCAAGTTTTGATAACACCGCCGTTGCCCATATGCGCAAGCATATGCCAAACCTGCCGTGCGGCTGGTTGCTGGAAACCCTACCGAAAAACTGGAAGGCCGAGTATGCGCGCCTTGGCGCATCGGCCATTCATATTGACCACAAGGCACTGACACCGGTGAGTGCCGCCGAGATTGTCGATGCTGGTGTCCCGCTGGTTTGCTATACCATCAATGATGTCGAACGCGCCAAGGAGCTGTTCTCCTGGGGAGTAACATCGGTGATTACCGATGATCCGGCCAAATTGCTGATGGCGATTCCCCGCCGACCGTTCGCCGCCCACAGATAG
- a CDS encoding ArdC family protein, with protein sequence MTTKTKSRRSRRTNVERRDVHQQVTDNIIAAIEAGAGEWQMPWHRSGKGLNRPVNIDTRAHYRGVNILNLWVAGEARGYTEGVWGTYRQWQNRGCQVRKGEKGSLVVFYKELEFEDQDADTGMTSTETRLMARASTVFNAEQVDGYEREPLPMPENPATPIEQAEAFVAASKALVRHGGGRAYYNPNQDFIQMPERERFLGTDTSTPTEAYYGTLLHELTHWTGHKNRCEREFGKRFGDEAYAMEELVAELGAAFLCADIGISPQPRPDHAAYVDHWLKVLKADKKAIFTAASQASKAADFLAGLREKATTADQFEAAA encoded by the coding sequence ATGACAACCAAAACGAAATCACGTCGCTCACGACGCACCAATGTGGAACGCCGCGACGTTCATCAGCAGGTGACGGATAACATTATCGCCGCGATCGAAGCGGGCGCAGGTGAATGGCAGATGCCTTGGCACCGCTCAGGCAAAGGGCTCAATCGCCCGGTCAATATCGATACGCGCGCGCATTATCGGGGCGTCAATATCCTCAATCTCTGGGTCGCGGGCGAAGCCCGAGGCTATACCGAAGGCGTCTGGGGCACCTATCGCCAGTGGCAGAACCGTGGTTGCCAAGTCCGCAAGGGTGAGAAGGGCTCGCTTGTCGTTTTCTACAAGGAGCTGGAGTTCGAGGACCAAGATGCCGACACTGGCATGACCTCGACAGAAACCCGCCTGATGGCGCGGGCGTCTACCGTCTTCAACGCGGAACAGGTCGATGGCTATGAGCGTGAACCGCTCCCCATGCCGGAGAATCCCGCAACGCCGATTGAGCAGGCTGAAGCCTTTGTAGCTGCGAGCAAGGCTCTTGTGCGTCACGGCGGCGGACGTGCCTACTACAATCCCAATCAGGATTTCATCCAGATGCCCGAGCGTGAACGATTTCTCGGCACCGATACCAGCACGCCAACTGAGGCCTACTATGGAACGCTCCTTCACGAGCTGACCCACTGGACGGGGCACAAGAACCGCTGCGAACGGGAGTTCGGCAAACGCTTCGGTGACGAAGCCTATGCCATGGAAGAGCTGGTCGCTGAGCTGGGGGCGGCGTTCCTGTGCGCTGACATCGGAATTTCACCGCAGCCACGGCCCGACCATGCAGCCTATGTGGATCACTGGCTGAAGGTTCTGAAGGCTGACAAGAAGGCCATCTTCACTGCCGCGTCGCAGGCCTCGAAAGCCGCCGACTTTCTGGCTGGGCTTCGCGAAAAGGCTACTACAGCTGACCAGTTCGAGGCCGCCGCTTAG